The following are encoded in a window of Amycolatopsis lexingtonensis genomic DNA:
- a CDS encoding SAM-dependent methyltransferase: MSEDEYARRGIDLDKPNPARVYDYILGGQLNYAVDRMFAEQVLSVQPNARERARLNRQWLRRVIRFGMDQGIRQFLDIGSGMPTVGHVHEVAHAVDPTARIVYVDNEPVAVAHSEIVLEDNENAAMVHADAEFPDDVLEHDITEMMLDLDQPVMVVMALFVHFIPDERDPARLIAAYRDALAPGSYLALSSATYEQQSDGTARAVAMYQKSANPVTPRSADELRALVDGFEILDPGVVFIPEWRPDDPADVPADPAECGGLALVARKN; the protein is encoded by the coding sequence GTGAGCGAAGACGAGTACGCCAGACGGGGTATCGACCTCGACAAGCCGAACCCCGCGCGGGTGTACGACTACATCCTCGGCGGCCAGCTGAACTACGCCGTCGACCGGATGTTCGCCGAGCAGGTGCTGTCCGTGCAGCCGAACGCGCGGGAGCGGGCGCGGCTCAACCGGCAGTGGCTGCGCCGGGTCATCCGGTTCGGGATGGACCAGGGCATCCGGCAGTTCCTCGACATCGGGTCGGGCATGCCGACCGTCGGGCACGTGCACGAGGTGGCGCACGCGGTCGACCCCACCGCGCGGATCGTCTACGTCGACAACGAACCGGTCGCCGTCGCGCACAGCGAGATCGTCCTCGAGGACAACGAGAACGCCGCGATGGTGCACGCCGACGCCGAGTTCCCCGACGACGTCCTCGAACATGACATCACCGAGATGATGCTGGACCTGGACCAGCCGGTGATGGTCGTGATGGCGCTGTTCGTGCACTTCATCCCGGACGAACGGGACCCGGCCCGGCTGATCGCCGCCTACCGCGACGCGCTCGCGCCCGGCAGCTACCTCGCGCTGTCGTCCGCGACGTACGAGCAGCAGAGCGATGGCACGGCCCGCGCCGTGGCGATGTACCAGAAGAGCGCGAACCCCGTCACCCCGCGCTCGGCCGACGAGTTGCGGGCGCTGGTCGACGGCTTCGAGATTCTCGACCCGGGCGTCGTGTTCATCCCCGAGTGGCGGCCGGACGACCCCGCGGACGTGCCTGCCGACCCGGCCGAGTGCGGCGGGCTGGCGCTGGTGGCGCGCAAGAACTAG
- a CDS encoding SAM-dependent methyltransferase: protein MSEDEHARRGIDLERPNAARVYDYMIGGKLNYAVDRMFADRILEVLPNARHMALTNRAWLRRAARFGAEQGIRQFLDIGSGMPTVGHVHEVVQAVDPASRVVYVDNEPIAVAHSEIVLEDNDNAVMVQADAEYAEQVLEYPTTEAMLDFGEPVMVIMAAFVHFIPDSRDPASLIGRYAEVLAPGSYLALSSGTWEGQGEETRQSVSLYEKSGTPLTLRSSDELSALVKGFEILPPGVVFTPEWRPDEPLEDPPARSGGLALVARKIEAARPGYSHGTP, encoded by the coding sequence ATGAGCGAAGACGAACACGCGAGGCGGGGCATCGACCTCGAGCGGCCGAACGCGGCTCGCGTGTACGACTACATGATCGGCGGGAAGCTCAACTACGCCGTCGACCGGATGTTCGCCGACCGGATCCTCGAGGTGCTGCCGAACGCGCGGCACATGGCGCTGACCAACCGGGCGTGGCTGCGCCGCGCCGCGCGGTTCGGCGCGGAGCAGGGCATCCGGCAGTTCCTCGACATCGGGTCGGGCATGCCGACCGTCGGGCACGTGCACGAGGTCGTCCAGGCGGTCGACCCGGCGTCGCGGGTGGTGTACGTCGACAACGAGCCGATCGCCGTCGCGCACAGCGAGATCGTCCTGGAGGACAACGACAACGCGGTGATGGTCCAGGCCGACGCCGAGTACGCGGAACAGGTGCTCGAGTACCCGACCACCGAGGCGATGCTCGACTTCGGCGAGCCGGTGATGGTCATCATGGCCGCGTTCGTGCACTTCATCCCCGACTCCCGCGACCCGGCCAGCCTGATCGGCCGCTACGCGGAGGTGCTCGCGCCGGGCAGCTACCTGGCGCTGTCTTCGGGCACGTGGGAAGGGCAGGGCGAGGAGACGCGGCAGTCGGTTTCGCTGTACGAGAAGAGCGGGACGCCGTTGACGCTGCGCTCCTCCGACGAGCTGAGCGCGCTCGTGAAAGGCTTCGAGATCCTGCCGCCGGGCGTGGTGTTCACGCCGGAGTGGCGCCCGGACGAGCCGCTCGAGGACCCGCCGGCGCGCTCGGGCGGGCTGGCGCTGGTGGCGCGGAAGATCGAGGCGGCGCGGCCCGGCTATTCTCACGGCACACCCTGA
- a CDS encoding acetolactate synthase large subunit, translating to MSELNGAQSLIRTLVDAGVEVCFANPGTSEMHFVAALDTVPEMRGVLALFEGVVTGAADGYARIADKPAATLLHLGPGLGNGLANLHNARRAHTPIVNVVGDHATYHKQYDAPLESDIEAVAGSLEGWVRRSEHTKDVGADAAAAVAAAQDAPGRVATLILPADASWGDGGETCAPIPPRVPQAVDATTVKDVAAVFGTGEPVALLIGGGACREEGLRAASRIAAATGAKTFVETFPSRLERGAGLPNIERLGYLAEQVAYQLDGIKHLVVAGTKAPVSFFAYPGKASDLTPESAQVHTLASVGQDVTRALNEVAELVAADIEPVLQEPSRPALPTGPLTPQNWVDVIGALLPENAIIADEANTSGLMLPAATAGAPRHDVLTLTGGAIGYGMPVATGAAVAGRDRPVLNLQSDGSALYTISALWTQARENLNVTTVLLNNRAYAILRLELQRVGAASGGPKANDLLDLSRPDMDFVKIAEGMGVPATRATTAEELAEQLQRAFAEPGPHLIDAAVPPLL from the coding sequence ATGAGTGAGCTGAACGGCGCCCAGTCCCTGATCCGCACGCTGGTCGACGCCGGCGTCGAGGTGTGCTTCGCGAACCCCGGCACGTCGGAGATGCACTTCGTCGCAGCGCTCGACACCGTCCCGGAGATGCGGGGCGTGCTCGCGCTGTTCGAAGGCGTCGTCACCGGTGCCGCCGACGGCTACGCGCGCATCGCGGACAAGCCCGCCGCGACGCTGCTGCACCTCGGCCCGGGCCTGGGCAACGGCCTGGCGAACCTGCACAACGCGCGGCGCGCGCACACGCCGATCGTCAACGTCGTCGGCGACCACGCGACCTACCACAAGCAGTACGACGCCCCGCTGGAGTCGGACATCGAGGCCGTCGCGGGCTCGCTGGAAGGCTGGGTGCGGCGCTCGGAGCACACCAAGGACGTCGGGGCCGACGCCGCCGCCGCGGTCGCTGCGGCCCAGGACGCGCCTGGCCGCGTCGCGACGCTGATCCTGCCCGCGGACGCTTCGTGGGGTGACGGTGGCGAGACCTGCGCGCCGATCCCGCCGCGCGTGCCGCAGGCCGTCGACGCCACGACCGTCAAGGACGTCGCCGCGGTGTTCGGCACCGGCGAGCCGGTCGCGCTGCTCATCGGCGGTGGCGCGTGTCGCGAGGAGGGGCTGCGCGCGGCGAGCCGCATCGCCGCCGCGACCGGAGCGAAGACTTTCGTCGAGACGTTCCCGTCTCGTCTGGAGCGCGGTGCGGGCCTGCCGAACATCGAGCGTCTGGGCTACCTCGCCGAACAGGTCGCGTACCAGCTCGACGGGATCAAGCACCTCGTCGTCGCGGGCACGAAGGCGCCGGTGTCGTTTTTCGCCTACCCGGGTAAGGCAAGCGACCTTACGCCGGAAAGTGCGCAGGTGCACACGCTCGCGTCCGTCGGCCAGGACGTCACGCGCGCGCTGAACGAAGTCGCGGAACTCGTCGCCGCGGACATCGAACCGGTGCTGCAGGAGCCGTCCCGGCCCGCACTGCCGACCGGGCCGCTGACTCCGCAGAACTGGGTCGACGTCATCGGTGCGCTGCTGCCGGAGAACGCGATCATCGCCGACGAGGCCAACACGTCCGGCCTGATGCTGCCGGCGGCGACCGCGGGTGCGCCGCGCCACGACGTCCTGACGCTCACCGGCGGCGCGATCGGCTACGGCATGCCGGTCGCGACCGGCGCGGCAGTGGCGGGACGGGACCGTCCCGTCCTGAACCTGCAATCGGACGGCAGCGCGTTGTACACGATCTCGGCGCTCTGGACGCAGGCGCGCGAGAACCTGAACGTCACGACGGTGCTGCTCAACAACCGCGCGTACGCGATCCTGCGGCTGGAGCTGCAGCGGGTCGGCGCGGCGTCGGGCGGACCGAAGGCGAACGACCTGCTCGACCTTTCGCGTCCGGACATGGACTTCGTGAAGATCGCGGAGGGCATGGGTGTTCCCGCGACGCGGGCGACCACCGCCGAAGAGCTCGCCGAACAGCTGCAGCGCGCCTTCGCCGAGCCCGGTCCGCACCTCATCGACGCCGCGGTGCCGCCACTGCTGTAA
- a CDS encoding FAD-binding oxidoreductase — MGDVAAQLAGIVGDKNLLTGEAISEDYAHDEALTAKPQKPAYVAKPATAEEVAELLKAASEHNIPVTARGSGSGLSGAARPREDGLLISFERMNAVLEIDTGNHVAVVQPGVTLAELDAKTAEAGLSYTVYPGELSASVGGNVGTNAGGMRAVKYGVTRNNVLGLQAVLPTGEILRTGGKTSKISTGYDLTQLIIGSEGTLALATEITVKLHPRLSHGATVLAPFGNLPQVMAAVPAILSSGLAPHILEYIDNLTMAAIVYNEKLELGVPDKIRETSEAYLVVALENRDGDRLHEDVETVGELLGELGATDVYVLEGPAARKLIEAREKAFWTAKAAGADDIIDVVVPRTAMPEFIAKSRELAMAAGGGALGCGHAGDGNVHFGIFCKDADKRKQLLTDIFAYAMELGGAISGEHGLGRTKASYHQELEDPAKIELMRRIKQSFDPAGILNPGVLFPEGTA, encoded by the coding sequence ATGGGCGACGTGGCGGCACAGCTGGCCGGGATCGTCGGGGACAAGAACCTGCTCACGGGCGAGGCGATCTCCGAGGACTACGCGCACGACGAGGCACTGACGGCGAAGCCGCAGAAGCCCGCGTACGTCGCGAAGCCGGCAACCGCCGAGGAAGTCGCGGAGCTGCTGAAAGCGGCTTCGGAGCACAACATCCCCGTGACCGCGCGCGGCTCCGGGAGCGGCCTGTCCGGTGCCGCGCGGCCTCGCGAAGACGGGCTGCTGATCTCGTTCGAGCGCATGAACGCCGTCCTGGAGATCGACACCGGGAACCACGTCGCCGTCGTGCAGCCCGGCGTCACGCTCGCCGAACTCGACGCCAAGACCGCCGAAGCCGGCCTGAGCTACACCGTCTACCCCGGCGAACTGAGCGCGAGCGTCGGCGGGAACGTCGGGACCAACGCCGGCGGGATGCGCGCGGTCAAGTACGGCGTCACCCGGAACAACGTGCTGGGCCTGCAAGCCGTCCTGCCCACCGGCGAGATCCTCCGGACCGGCGGCAAGACGTCGAAGATCTCCACCGGCTACGACCTCACGCAGCTGATCATCGGCTCCGAAGGCACCCTCGCGCTGGCCACCGAGATCACCGTCAAGCTGCACCCGCGGCTGTCCCACGGTGCCACGGTGCTCGCCCCGTTCGGCAATCTCCCCCAGGTGATGGCTGCCGTACCGGCGATCCTCTCCAGCGGGCTGGCGCCGCACATCCTCGAGTACATCGACAACCTGACGATGGCCGCCATCGTCTACAACGAGAAGCTCGAGCTCGGCGTCCCGGACAAGATCCGCGAGACCAGCGAGGCTTACCTTGTAGTCGCGCTGGAGAACCGGGACGGCGACCGTCTGCACGAGGACGTCGAGACGGTCGGAGAGCTGCTCGGCGAGCTCGGCGCGACCGACGTCTACGTGCTCGAAGGCCCCGCCGCGCGGAAGCTGATCGAAGCGCGAGAGAAGGCCTTCTGGACAGCGAAGGCGGCCGGCGCCGACGACATCATCGACGTCGTCGTGCCCCGGACCGCGATGCCGGAGTTCATCGCCAAGTCGCGCGAGCTCGCGATGGCCGCGGGCGGGGGCGCGCTCGGCTGCGGCCACGCCGGCGACGGCAATGTCCACTTCGGGATCTTCTGCAAGGACGCCGACAAGCGTAAGCAGCTGTTAACCGACATCTTCGCGTACGCCATGGAGCTGGGCGGCGCGATCTCCGGCGAGCACGGCCTCGGCCGCACCAAGGCGAGCTACCACCAGGAACTCGAAGACCCGGCGAAGATCGAGCTGATGCGCCGGATCAAGCAGAGCTTCGACCCCGCCGGGATCCTCAACCCCGGCGTTCTCTTCCCCGAAGGAACAGCATGA
- a CDS encoding aldo/keto reductase, translated as MTSTYTFEDGFSVQRLGFGAMRLTEWEHARDGAEAVARRAAELGVTFFDTADAYDLGLNEELLARALHPYPGLFVATKCGHARPSRGEWVPLGRPEYLRQQAELSLRRLRVERLELLQLHRLDPQVPLADQIGALARLRDEGKVARIGLSEVTVAQLTEARAIAPIASVQNRYNLTDRASDDVMEYCELEGIAFVPWLPIARGDHATAGGVLGKVAAGLGATPAQVSLAWLLRRSPVVIPIPGTSSIAHLEENCGAAEIELSDDDFARLGELA; from the coding sequence ATGACCTCGACGTATACCTTCGAAGACGGCTTTTCCGTGCAGCGCCTCGGTTTCGGCGCCATGCGGCTCACCGAGTGGGAGCACGCACGCGACGGCGCCGAAGCGGTCGCCCGCCGCGCGGCCGAACTCGGCGTGACGTTCTTCGACACCGCCGACGCCTACGACCTGGGCCTGAACGAAGAGCTGCTCGCCCGCGCGCTGCACCCGTACCCGGGGCTGTTCGTGGCGACGAAGTGCGGGCACGCGCGTCCGAGCCGCGGTGAGTGGGTACCGCTCGGCCGGCCCGAATACCTGCGGCAGCAGGCCGAACTCTCGCTGCGGCGCCTGCGCGTCGAGCGCCTCGAGCTGCTGCAGCTGCACCGGCTCGACCCGCAGGTACCGCTCGCCGACCAGATCGGCGCGCTCGCCCGGCTGCGGGACGAGGGCAAGGTCGCCCGGATCGGCTTGTCGGAGGTGACGGTCGCGCAGCTGACCGAGGCGCGGGCCATCGCGCCGATCGCCAGCGTGCAGAACCGCTACAACCTGACCGACCGGGCGTCCGACGACGTCATGGAGTACTGCGAGCTCGAGGGGATCGCGTTCGTGCCGTGGCTGCCGATCGCGCGGGGTGACCACGCGACGGCCGGCGGGGTGCTCGGGAAGGTCGCGGCCGGGCTCGGCGCGACACCCGCCCAGGTGTCCCTCGCCTGGTTGCTGCGCCGTTCCCCGGTGGTGATCCCCATTCCCGGCACGTCGTCGATCGCGCACCTCGAAGAAAACTGCGGTGCCGCGGAAATCGAGCTTTCCGACGACGATTTCGCGAGGCTGGGCGAGCTGGCGTGA
- a CDS encoding DUF3830 family protein has translation MARYITITLDKRGVSCRARLLDDEAPRTCKAVWDALPQSGSAYHAKYARNEVYTLVPPFAEPKPGRENPTITPIPGDVVYFGFEAWEIGNPAYGYDDDSEAHSDQGATDLAIFYGRNNLLINGDAGWVPGNVFATIEEGLAEMAAAAQDLWLRGVEGETLSFARA, from the coding sequence ATGGCCCGGTACATCACGATCACCCTCGACAAGCGCGGGGTGTCCTGCCGGGCCCGGCTGCTCGACGACGAGGCACCGCGGACGTGCAAAGCGGTATGGGACGCGCTGCCGCAGAGTGGTTCGGCCTACCACGCGAAGTACGCGCGCAACGAGGTCTACACGCTCGTGCCGCCGTTCGCGGAGCCGAAGCCCGGGCGGGAGAACCCGACGATCACGCCGATCCCCGGCGATGTCGTCTACTTCGGGTTCGAGGCCTGGGAGATCGGCAACCCGGCGTACGGCTACGACGACGACAGCGAAGCGCACAGCGACCAGGGCGCGACCGACCTGGCGATCTTCTACGGGCGCAACAACCTGCTGATCAACGGCGACGCGGGCTGGGTGCCCGGCAACGTGTTCGCCACGATCGAGGAGGGCCTGGCCGAGATGGCGGCGGCCGCGCAGGACCTATGGCTGCGGGGCGTGGAGGGCGAGACGCTCTCGTTCGCGCGAGCCTGA
- a CDS encoding aspartate aminotransferase family protein, which produces MAQLSPLLKQATPVVVDHGEGVYLYDVDGKRHLDFTAGIGVTSTGHCHPHVVRAAQEQIGKLVHGQYTTVMHQPLLELTKRLGDVLPEGLDSLFYANSGSEAVEAALRLARQATKRPNVIVMQGGFHGRTVAAASMTTSGTRFSAGIGPLMAGVHVAPFPYAYHYGWDEQTATKFALRELDFLFQTVSAPNETAAIFVEPVLGEGGYVPANTEFMAGLRERADRHGILLVVDEIQTGFGRTGKFWGHDHFGVSPDIVLIAKGLASGFPLSGIAASQELMAKAFPGSQGGTYGGNAVSCAAAIATLEVIQQENLVENAAERGRQLLEGARVIADKTPAIGEVRGLGLLVGSEFTTADGEPDAATAAAAQQTASKNGLLLLTCGPYMNVVRMVPPLVVNAEQVDDALRIWGEVVASVTGS; this is translated from the coding sequence ATGGCCCAGCTATCTCCGCTGCTCAAGCAGGCAACGCCCGTCGTGGTCGACCACGGTGAAGGGGTTTACCTCTACGACGTCGACGGCAAACGCCACCTCGACTTCACCGCCGGCATCGGCGTCACGAGCACCGGGCACTGCCACCCGCACGTCGTGCGCGCGGCGCAGGAGCAGATCGGCAAGCTCGTCCACGGGCAGTACACGACGGTGATGCACCAGCCCCTGCTCGAGCTCACCAAGCGCCTCGGCGACGTCCTGCCGGAGGGGCTGGACTCGCTCTTCTACGCGAACTCGGGCAGCGAAGCCGTCGAAGCGGCGTTGCGGCTCGCGCGGCAGGCGACGAAGCGCCCGAACGTCATCGTCATGCAGGGCGGCTTCCACGGCCGGACGGTCGCGGCGGCGTCGATGACGACGTCCGGGACGCGGTTCAGCGCCGGCATCGGCCCGCTGATGGCGGGCGTGCACGTCGCGCCGTTCCCCTACGCCTATCACTACGGCTGGGACGAGCAGACCGCGACGAAGTTCGCGCTGCGCGAGCTGGACTTCCTGTTCCAGACGGTCAGCGCGCCCAACGAGACCGCCGCGATCTTCGTCGAGCCGGTGCTCGGCGAGGGCGGGTACGTCCCGGCGAACACCGAGTTCATGGCGGGTCTGCGCGAGCGCGCCGACCGGCACGGCATCCTGCTCGTCGTCGACGAGATCCAGACCGGCTTCGGCCGCACCGGCAAGTTCTGGGGCCACGACCACTTCGGCGTCTCCCCCGACATCGTGCTCATCGCGAAGGGACTGGCGAGCGGCTTCCCGCTGTCCGGCATCGCCGCTTCGCAGGAGCTGATGGCGAAGGCGTTCCCGGGTTCGCAGGGCGGCACGTACGGCGGCAACGCCGTCTCGTGCGCGGCCGCGATCGCGACGCTCGAGGTCATCCAGCAGGAGAACCTGGTGGAGAACGCCGCCGAGCGCGGACGGCAGCTGCTCGAAGGGGCGCGGGTGATCGCGGACAAGACGCCGGCGATCGGCGAGGTGCGCGGGCTCGGGCTGCTGGTCGGCTCGGAGTTCACCACCGCGGACGGCGAACCCGACGCGGCGACGGCGGCGGCCGCGCAGCAGACCGCGTCGAAGAACGGCCTGCTGCTGCTCACCTGCGGGCCGTACATGAACGTCGTCCGCATGGTGCCGCCGCTCGTCGTCAACGCCGAACAGGTCGACGACGCGCTGCGCATCTGGGGCGAGGTCGTCGCGTCCGTCACGGGGAGCTGA
- a CDS encoding NAD-dependent succinate-semialdehyde dehydrogenase: MSASTESGVVDAVGKELFIGGKWVAAESGKTFPVVDPATGKELCQVADASPADGLAALDAAVAAQSDFAKMAPRERGEILRRAYELLMKRQEELALLMTLEMGKPLAESKGEIAYAAEFFRWFAEEAVRIDGGFATAPNGVGRFLITKQPVGPTLLITPWNFPMAMGTRKIGPAIAAGCTSVIKPAAQTPLSMLALAGILAEAGLPEGVLNVITTSDSGGVMEPLIRDGRARKLSFTGSTGVGRKLLEQCADKILRTSMELGGNAPFLVFDDADMDAAIDGAMQAKMRNIGEACTAANRFYVQRGVVEEFSRRLTERMQALPMGRGTEKDVVVGPLIDDKAVDKVTELVKDATDRGARVLTGGAGVDGPGHFYQATVLTDVPQDARLTHEEIFGPVAPITPFDTEEEAVAKANDTEFGLVSYVFTSDLKRALRVSEALEAGMIGLNQGIVSNPAAPFGGIKASGLGREGGTVGIEEFLETKYIAVAL, translated from the coding sequence ATGAGCGCGAGCACCGAATCCGGCGTCGTCGACGCGGTCGGCAAGGAACTGTTCATCGGCGGCAAGTGGGTCGCCGCCGAGTCCGGGAAGACCTTCCCGGTGGTCGACCCGGCCACCGGCAAGGAGCTGTGCCAGGTCGCCGACGCCTCCCCGGCGGACGGCCTCGCCGCGCTGGACGCCGCCGTCGCCGCGCAATCGGACTTCGCGAAGATGGCGCCGCGGGAGCGCGGTGAGATCCTGCGCCGGGCGTACGAGCTGCTGATGAAGCGCCAGGAGGAGCTGGCGCTGCTCATGACGCTCGAGATGGGCAAGCCGCTCGCCGAGTCGAAGGGCGAGATCGCCTACGCCGCGGAGTTCTTCCGCTGGTTCGCCGAAGAGGCCGTCCGCATCGACGGCGGCTTCGCGACCGCCCCGAACGGCGTGGGCCGGTTCCTCATCACGAAGCAGCCGGTCGGCCCGACGCTGCTGATCACGCCGTGGAACTTCCCGATGGCGATGGGCACGCGCAAGATCGGCCCGGCGATCGCCGCGGGCTGCACGTCGGTGATCAAGCCCGCCGCGCAGACGCCGCTGTCGATGCTCGCGCTGGCCGGCATCCTCGCCGAAGCCGGGCTGCCCGAAGGCGTGCTCAACGTCATCACGACCAGCGACTCCGGCGGCGTGATGGAGCCGCTGATCCGCGACGGACGCGCCCGCAAGCTCTCGTTCACCGGCTCCACCGGCGTCGGCCGCAAGCTGCTGGAGCAGTGCGCCGACAAGATCCTCCGCACGTCGATGGAGCTGGGCGGCAACGCGCCGTTCCTGGTCTTCGACGACGCCGACATGGACGCGGCCATCGACGGCGCGATGCAGGCGAAGATGCGCAACATCGGCGAGGCGTGCACCGCGGCGAACCGGTTCTACGTGCAGCGCGGCGTCGTCGAGGAGTTCTCGCGGCGGCTGACCGAGCGCATGCAGGCGCTGCCGATGGGGCGCGGCACCGAGAAGGACGTCGTGGTCGGCCCGCTGATCGACGACAAGGCCGTCGACAAGGTCACGGAGCTGGTCAAGGACGCCACGGACCGCGGTGCGCGCGTGCTCACCGGCGGTGCCGGCGTCGACGGGCCCGGCCACTTCTACCAGGCCACGGTGCTCACCGACGTCCCGCAGGACGCGCGGCTGACGCACGAGGAGATCTTCGGGCCGGTCGCGCCGATCACCCCGTTCGACACCGAGGAAGAGGCGGTGGCGAAGGCGAACGACACCGAATTCGGGCTCGTCTCCTACGTCTTCACCAGCGACCTCAAGCGCGCGCTGCGCGTGTCCGAGGCCCTCGAAGCCGGCATGATCGGGCTCAACCAGGGCATCGTGTCGAACCCGGCGGCGCCGTTCGGCGGGATCAAGGCGTCCGGCCTCGGCCGCGAGGGCGGCACGGTCGGCATCGAGGAGTTCCTGGAGACCAAGTACATCGCGGTGGCCCTGTGA
- a CDS encoding tartrate dehydrogenase, which produces MTTYRLASIPGDGIGVDVTVEARKVLDRAAARFGFSLEWNEFDWSCERYAQLGAMMPEDGVAQLSAYDGILLGAVGFPGVPDHVSLWGLLIPLRRAFQQYVNLRPVRLLPGTTSVLAGRKAEELELVIVRENSEGEYSAIGGRHNAGRPDEFVVQESVFTRVGVERIIRYAFELARTRSSRVCSATKSNGLIHSMPFWDEIFAEVAADFPDVHSEQMHVDALAARMVQAPDRLDVVVASNLFGDILSDLAAAITGGLGMAPSGNINPSGESPSMFEAVHGSAPDIAGQGIANPVAQILAAAMLVEHLGETVAAQAIRAAVDRVLDEGRVRTPDLGGTDTTERLGTAVAEALG; this is translated from the coding sequence GTGACGACCTACCGCTTGGCGAGCATCCCCGGTGACGGGATCGGTGTCGACGTCACGGTCGAGGCCCGCAAGGTCCTCGACCGGGCGGCCGCCCGCTTCGGCTTTTCCTTGGAGTGGAACGAATTCGACTGGAGTTGCGAAAGGTACGCGCAACTCGGCGCGATGATGCCGGAAGACGGTGTCGCGCAGCTTTCGGCGTACGACGGGATCCTGCTCGGCGCGGTCGGCTTTCCCGGGGTGCCGGACCACGTTTCGCTGTGGGGCCTGCTGATCCCGCTGCGGCGCGCGTTCCAGCAGTACGTCAACCTGCGCCCGGTGCGGCTGCTCCCGGGCACGACGTCCGTGCTGGCCGGGCGGAAGGCCGAGGAGCTGGAGCTGGTCATCGTCCGCGAGAATTCCGAAGGCGAGTACTCCGCGATCGGCGGGCGGCACAACGCCGGGCGGCCGGACGAGTTCGTCGTGCAGGAATCGGTGTTCACGCGCGTCGGCGTCGAACGGATCATCCGGTACGCCTTCGAGCTGGCGCGTACGCGGTCTTCGCGCGTTTGCTCGGCGACGAAGTCCAACGGCCTGATCCACTCGATGCCGTTCTGGGACGAGATCTTCGCCGAGGTCGCCGCCGATTTCCCGGATGTCCACAGTGAACAGATGCACGTGGATGCACTGGCCGCGCGGATGGTTCAGGCGCCGGACCGGCTCGACGTCGTGGTGGCGTCGAACCTCTTCGGCGACATCCTGAGCGACCTGGCGGCCGCGATCACGGGTGGTCTCGGCATGGCGCCGTCCGGCAACATCAACCCATCGGGTGAATCCCCGTCGATGTTCGAGGCGGTCCACGGGAGCGCTCCGGACATCGCCGGACAGGGGATCGCGAACCCCGTGGCGCAGATCCTGGCGGCCGCGATGCTGGTCGAACACCTGGGCGAAACCGTTGCCGCACAAGCGATCCGCGCCGCCGTGGACCGCGTCCTCGACGAGGGCCGCGTGCGCACCCCCGACCTCGGCGGCACGGATACCACAGAACGGCTCGGCACGGCGGTGGCCGAAGCACTGGGCTGA
- a CDS encoding DUF4262 domain-containing protein, with protein sequence MCWQCENPDRPQSDYLTMLQEKVADRGWLVQGVEGNELYPPWAYTIGLSGYGLPELVTTGLPLEEAAELLNDLASHALHASPPEPGERIPLRDGPLVEVVPLTEPSAHLVFAVALYGPEIRALQLVHADEQGRWPWSPDFRDGRGGQPVLGVRRAG encoded by the coding sequence ATGTGCTGGCAATGTGAAAACCCGGATCGGCCACAGTCCGATTACCTGACGATGCTCCAGGAGAAGGTGGCCGACCGGGGCTGGCTCGTGCAAGGCGTGGAGGGCAACGAGCTGTATCCGCCGTGGGCCTACACGATCGGGCTCAGCGGGTACGGCCTGCCCGAACTGGTCACGACCGGCTTACCGCTCGAGGAAGCCGCCGAACTGCTCAACGACCTCGCGTCGCACGCGCTGCACGCGTCGCCACCCGAGCCGGGGGAGCGCATTCCGCTGCGGGACGGTCCGCTGGTCGAGGTCGTCCCGCTGACGGAGCCGTCGGCGCACCTGGTGTTCGCGGTCGCCCTGTACGGCCCGGAAATCCGTGCGCTGCAACTGGTCCACGCGGACGAGCAGGGCCGCTGGCCGTGGTCGCCCGACTTCCGCGACGGCAGAGGCGGCCAGCCGGTGCTGGGGGTGCGCCGTGCCGGCTGA